A DNA window from Fragaria vesca subsp. vesca linkage group LG3, FraVesHawaii_1.0, whole genome shotgun sequence contains the following coding sequences:
- the LOC101311173 gene encoding G-type lectin S-receptor-like serine/threonine-protein kinase SD1-1-like, protein MATLSFTFIVIYLSCCFFKSSTAAAAGSTLVSKNGSFELGSFSPQGTIFHRSLLASTPPGDICDADGRCGPNGLCAISDWQVCSCLKGFKPKVEENWRFGENSDGCVRVTPLMCQNKDDGFLKYAGVKVLASTDSRVNLSLSLEECKKNCFNNCSCIAYESSDVNGCVAWFGDLLNIRKLAHGGADLYVRMPASELGTNHESKLKIIIATVASGVCLVLGMLLAFYCIRRKRRKHEVKMGVMGENNGQNEDLQLPLYSLSTIIDATDNFSFNNMLGEGGFGPVYKGRLKDGQEIAVKRLSQTSGQGDTEFRTEVRLIAKLQHRNLVKLLGCCIEGEEKLLIYEYMPNRSLDFYIFDQTQGKQLDWSQRFHIIEGIARGLLYLHQDSRLRIIHRDLKASNVLLDDEMKPKISDFGMARLFGGDEIEGVTNRVVGTYGYMAPEYAIDGQFSVKSDVFSFGILLLETLTGNMSRGFYDPKHNLNLVGHVWRMWKEGRFFEVIDECLRESCSLSEALQCIHVGLLCVQELPEDRPTMSSVVLMLGGESALPQPKRPVLYVGKYSSSEAGSSSSKNETFSSTNECSITVEAR, encoded by the exons ATGGCCACTCTTTCTTTCACCTTCATTGTAATATACTTGTCTTGTTGTTTCTTCAAAAGTTCAACTGCAGCAGCAGCTGGCAGCACCTTAGTTTCCAAAAATGGCAGCTTTGAGTTGGGTTCTTTCAGTCCTCAAGGTACTATTTTCCATAGGAGTCTTCTAGCATCAACTCCTCCGGGAGATATATGTGACGCTGATGGCCGATGTGGTCCGAATGGACTATGTGCCATTAGTGACTGGCAAGTTTGCAGCTGCTTAAAGGGATTCAAGCCAAAAGTAGAAGAGAACTGGAGATTTGGGGAAAACTCGGATGGTTGTGTTCGTGTTACTCCATTAATGTGCCAAAATAAGGATGATGGGTTTTTGAAATATGCCGGGGTAAAAGTGCTGGCGAGCACAGACTCTAGGGTGAACCTGAGTTTGAGTCTCGAGGAATGCAAGAAGAATTGCTTTAACAACTGTTCTTGTATAGCTTATGAAAGCTCTGATGTCAATGGCTGCGTTGCCTGGTTTGGTGATCTTCTGAACATTAGAAAGCTTGCACATGGAGGGGCGGATCTTTATGTTCGAATGCCTGCTTCGGAACTAG GCACAAATCATGAATCTAAGTTGAAGATTATAATAGCAACAGTTGCATCTGGTGTTTGCCTTGTTCTCGGAATGCTCTTAGCTTTTTATTGCATTAGAAGAAAGAGGAGGAAACATGAAG TGAAAATGGGAGTCATGGGTGAAAATAATGGACAGAATGAAGACCTGCAGCTACCACTATATAGTCTGTCCACAATTATCGATGCTACTGATAACTTTTCGTTCAACAATATGCTCGGGGAAGGTGGTTTTGGACCAGTATACAAG GGTAGACTAAAAGATGGTCAAGAGATTGCCGTGAAGAGGCTCTCACAAACTTCTGGACAAGGTGACACGGAGTTCAGAACTGAAGTGAGACTCATAGCAAAACTTCAGCACCGAAATCTTGTAAAGCTCCTTGGTTGTTGCATTGAGGGGGAAGAGAAATTGCTGATTTATGAATATATGCCCAACAGAAGCTTGGACTTCTACATTTTCG ATCAAACTCAAGGTAAACAGTTAGATTGGTCTCAGAGGTTCCACATTATCGAAGGTATCGCAAGGGGTCTTCTCTATTTACATCAGGATTCCAGACTGAGAATTATTCATAGAGATCTTAAAGCAAGCAATGTTCTACTTGATGATGAGATGAAACCAAAAATCTCAGACTTTGGCATGGCTAGGCTTTTTGGAGGAGATGAAATTGAAGGAGTCACAAACAGAGTTGTTGGAACCTA TGGTTACATGGCACCAGAATATGCCATTGATGGTCAATTCTCTGTAAAATCAGATGTTTTTAGCTTTGGCATTTTATTGCTAGAGACACTAACTGGAAATATGAGTAGAGGGTTTTATGATCCGAAACACAACCTTAATCTAGTTGGACAT GTGTGGAGAATGTGGAAAGAAGGAAGATTCTTCGAGGTGATTGACGAATGCTTAAGGGAATCATGCTCTCTATCAGAAGCATTGCAGTGCATACATGTTGGTCTTTTATGTGTTCAAGAGCTTCCTGAAGATAGGCCAACCATGTCGTCGGTGGTTTTGATGCTAGGTGGTGAGAGTGCCTTGCCTCAACCCAAAAGGCCAGTTTTATATGTCGGAAAATATTCATCATCTGAAGCAGGTTCATCTTCAAGTAAGAATGAAACATTCTCGAGTACTAATGAATGTTCAATAACCGTGGAAGCTCGATAA